The following proteins are co-located in the Acidimicrobiales bacterium genome:
- a CDS encoding L-rhamnose mutarotase, which translates to MERACFTFEIYPHMIDEYKKRHDEIWPELVELIQESGLKNYTLFRRGTQITAYVECHPDIETAFAKVGASEVNTRWATWFEEVIVSLTDDDGNLMWADEVWHLD; encoded by the coding sequence ATGGAGCGCGCCTGTTTCACCTTCGAGATCTATCCGCACATGATCGACGAGTACAAGAAGCGTCATGACGAGATCTGGCCCGAGCTCGTCGAACTCATCCAGGAGTCGGGACTGAAGAACTACACCTTGTTCCGACGTGGGACGCAGATCACCGCGTACGTCGAGTGTCACCCCGACATCGAGACGGCCTTCGCCAAGGTGGGTGCGTCCGAGGTCAACACGCGCTGGGCCACATGGTTCGAGGAGGTCATCGTCAGCCTCACCGACGATGACGGGAACCTGATGTGGGCCGACGAGGTGTGGCACCTCGACTGA
- a CDS encoding SDR family NAD(P)-dependent oxidoreductase — MTTQTPGGVGVNGRVAAVTGAGRGIGRAIGDLLRASGAQVAYLDIRAPDDEAELVAADDALFVECDVADEASVSTAFDAIESHWRSVEILVNNAGIFTIEPLEETSRAAWDRMLAVNLTGTFLCTRRAVSGMRQGGWGRVVSIGSSAGKTGGSKNMAAYGASKAAVMAFAKAVASEYAPYGITSNALAPALIETDMVAGIADLADRIPVGRLGQPHDVANAVLFLASEEASFITGEVMDVNGGFLID, encoded by the coding sequence ATGACGACGCAGACACCCGGGGGAGTCGGCGTGAACGGACGAGTGGCGGCGGTGACCGGTGCCGGGCGGGGAATCGGCCGTGCCATCGGCGACCTTCTGCGGGCTTCGGGTGCGCAGGTCGCCTACCTCGACATCCGCGCGCCGGACGACGAGGCGGAGCTCGTCGCCGCCGACGACGCCCTCTTCGTCGAGTGCGATGTCGCCGACGAGGCATCGGTCTCCACCGCTTTCGACGCGATCGAATCCCACTGGCGATCCGTCGAGATCCTCGTGAACAACGCCGGGATCTTCACGATCGAGCCGCTCGAGGAAACCAGCCGCGCCGCATGGGACCGGATGCTCGCCGTCAATCTCACCGGCACGTTCCTGTGCACGCGACGCGCCGTCTCCGGCATGCGGCAGGGCGGCTGGGGGCGTGTCGTCTCGATCGGCTCGAGTGCCGGCAAGACCGGCGGGTCGAAGAACATGGCGGCCTACGGGGCCTCCAAGGCGGCGGTGATGGCCTTCGCGAAGGCCGTCGCGTCCGAGTACGCGCCTTACGGCATCACCTCCAACGCGCTCGCTCCCGCGCTGATCGAAACGGACATGGTCGCCGGTATCGCCGATCTGGCCGATCGCATCCCGGTGGGCCGTCTGGGTCAGCCGCACGACGTGGCCAACGCCGTGCTCTTCCTCGCATCGGAGGAGGCGTCGTTCATCACCGGCGAGGTCATGGATGTCAACGGCGGATTCCTCATCGATTGA